The following proteins are encoded in a genomic region of Streptomyces gobiensis:
- a CDS encoding PTS transporter subunit EIIC — translation MSTASAAPAADKKGRGSGAMAVAQRIGRSLMLPIATLPAAALMLRLGQDDMLGRESFPAFLTKLAEFLAAGGGALLDNMPLLFAVGIAVGFARKADGSTGLAAVVGYLVFQNVLKVFTDGNLPMQQEVVDGKIVEVAAPVNAGVLGGVVMGIVVALLYQRYHRKKLPDWLGFFGGRRLVPIVSAFAGLIIGIVFGYIWPVLGSGLHHFGEWLVGSGAVGAGIFGVFNRALIPIGMHHLLNSFPWFQAGSYEGKSGDIARFLAGDPSAGQFMTGFFPIMMFALPAACLAMYHCARPERRKVVGGMMVSIGLTAFVTGVTEPIEFTFMFIAPVLYAIHAVLTGVSMALTWALGMKDGFGFSAGAIDYALNFGIATKPLGLVLVGLCFAAVYYAVFRFAITKFNLPTPGRESDEEIAEMEKTNYKP, via the coding sequence ATGTCCACGGCTAGCGCTGCCCCGGCAGCTGATAAGAAGGGCCGCGGCTCCGGCGCGATGGCCGTCGCCCAGCGCATCGGCCGCAGCCTCATGCTGCCGATCGCCACCCTGCCGGCGGCGGCCCTGATGCTCCGCCTCGGCCAGGACGACATGCTGGGCCGCGAGAGCTTCCCGGCGTTCCTGACCAAGCTCGCTGAGTTCCTGGCCGCCGGTGGCGGCGCTCTGCTCGACAATATGCCGCTGCTGTTCGCCGTCGGTATCGCCGTCGGCTTCGCCAGGAAGGCGGATGGCTCCACCGGCCTGGCTGCCGTGGTCGGCTATCTGGTCTTCCAGAATGTGCTGAAGGTCTTCACCGACGGCAACCTCCCGATGCAGCAGGAGGTCGTGGACGGCAAGATCGTCGAGGTCGCCGCACCGGTCAACGCCGGTGTCCTCGGCGGTGTCGTGATGGGCATCGTCGTCGCCCTGCTCTACCAGCGCTACCACCGCAAGAAGCTGCCGGACTGGCTCGGCTTCTTCGGCGGCCGCCGCCTTGTGCCGATTGTGTCGGCCTTCGCCGGTCTCATCATCGGCATCGTCTTTGGCTACATCTGGCCGGTGCTCGGCAGCGGTCTGCACCACTTCGGCGAGTGGCTGGTCGGTTCCGGCGCGGTCGGCGCGGGCATCTTCGGTGTCTTCAACCGTGCGCTGATCCCGATCGGCATGCACCACCTGCTGAACTCCTTCCCGTGGTTCCAGGCCGGTTCCTATGAGGGCAAGAGCGGCGATATCGCACGCTTCCTGGCCGGAGACCCCTCGGCCGGACAGTTCATGACCGGCTTCTTCCCCATCATGATGTTCGCCCTCCCGGCAGCCTGCCTCGCCATGTATCACTGCGCCCGCCCGGAGCGCCGCAAGGTGGTCGGCGGCATGATGGTCTCCATCGGTCTCACCGCGTTCGTCACCGGTGTCACCGAGCCCATCGAGTTCACCTTTATGTTCATCGCGCCGGTGCTGTACGCGATCCACGCCGTGCTGACCGGTGTCTCCATGGCCCTGACCTGGGCGCTCGGCATGAAGGACGGCTTCGGCTTCTCGGCTGGCGCCATCGACTACGCACTGAACTTCGGTATCGCGACCAAGCCGTTGGGGCTGGTCCTGGTGGGTCTGTGCTTCGCCGCGGTCTACTACGCGGTCTTCCGCTTCGCGATCACCAAG